In Chloroflexota bacterium, one DNA window encodes the following:
- a CDS encoding MBL fold metallo-hydrolase, with protein sequence MVLASAVLGLALRCRVKGRKLNNQSIVALTFISGRAYLIQGKDGWVLADTSSPWNGPRLVRRLERQGIDLSKIRLILLTHGHIDHFGNALRLKARTGAPIAIHELDAEAPRKGRNMPLHPRNTFEKVLGFFASKTRTRGFEPDVLLKGDEGDLEQYGIAAKWVRTPGHTDGSVSIALPGEAALVGDLVVGRFNALKRPAYPFWVKDEHQARESIRKLLDYAPTTFLSGHGGPFKADGVRGLFLEK encoded by the coding sequence TTGAATAACCAATCGATAGTTGCCCTCACTTTCATAAGTGGTAGGGCCTACTTGATTCAGGGGAAGGACGGTTGGGTTCTGGCGGACACCTCTTCCCCCTGGAATGGACCAAGGCTGGTCAGGCGACTTGAGAGGCAGGGGATCGACCTTAGTAAAATCAGGTTGATCTTGCTAACCCACGGTCACATCGACCATTTTGGTAACGCTTTGCGCCTGAAGGCCAGGACCGGAGCGCCCATTGCCATTCACGAGTTAGATGCTGAGGCCCCCCGGAAGGGACGCAATATGCCGCTGCATCCCAGGAATACCTTCGAAAAGGTCTTGGGTTTCTTTGCCAGCAAGACCAGGACGCGAGGTTTCGAGCCAGATGTTCTTCTCAAGGGGGACGAAGGAGATTTGGAACAGTACGGAATAGCGGCTAAATGGGTCAGAACGCCTGGCCACACAGACGGGTCAGTCTCGATAGCTCTGCCAGGGGAGGCCGCCCTAGTTGGAGACCTGGTTGTTGGCAGGTTTAATGCTCTGAAAAGACCGGCATATCCCTTCTGGGTCAAGGACGAGCATCAAGCAAGAGAGAGCATCAGAAAGCTACTCGATTATGCACCGACCACTTTCCTTTCCGGCCATGGTGGCCCCTTCAAAGCCGATGGTGTTCGCGGGCTCTTCCTCGAAAAGTAG